In Argopecten irradians isolate NY unplaced genomic scaffold, Ai_NY scaffold_0154, whole genome shotgun sequence, the genomic stretch AgcaaacaaaacatgtacaaaacTCTGACAAAATGCACACAAATTATACATGCACCCTAGCATTTGTTATTAAACTACGACACATTTTTCAAAACATACTGTATCACCGTTATGTTATAGACTATTTCATTACTTGACACCTTCACGTTAAACACGTATCTAATACAATATACTCTCTTCACACATAATCAACAGTTAAACTTAATCAACATTAAAACCTGTGTAGCTCTATTTTAATAAGAGGATAAATATGATAAAGGTTATCTGAAATATTGCTACAATATGCATGTATACCATTACATCAAACGCAATTTACTGTACTTGTTTATTAAGTATCTATTcatgtttcataaaaaaaattagtCGCACATAACAAGTCCTTTGAAATAACATATCATTTCACGTTTACTGTGTACACATGTGTCCACATAACACCATACCACACCGCTGTAGAGAACGCTGGAATTATGACCAATGAAAGCCGTGCTTACAAAAACGCAGAGGTCTTCTCACACGGCCTAGACATTCTTATATGACGCGGTTTTCAGTGAGCGGAGTCATTTCAGTCACTGCTCGCAGTCTGTAAACATGTCTGGAAGAGGTAAAGGAGGAAAGGGACTCGGAAAGGGAGGTGCCAAGAGGCACAGGAAGGTGTTGCGTGATAACATCCAGGGTATCACCAAGCCCGCTATTCGTCGTCTGGCTCGCCGAGGTGGTGTGAAACGTATCTCTGGACTCATCTACGAAGAGACCCGTGGTGTCCTTAAGGTTTTCCTTGAGAATGTCATCAGGGATGCCGTTACATACACCGAGCATGCCAAGAGGAAGACTGTCACAGCTATGGATGTTGTGTACGCTCTGAAGAGGCAAGGACGTACTCTGTACGGATTTGGCGGTTAAACCAGAACGAAGCCTGTCTACAACCAAAACAAACGGCCCTTTTTAGGGCCACCAAACTTCTCAAAAAGCTCCTATATCACTCGAAATTACGCAAAGTGTTGTAGCACTAATTTTTCTCAACGTAcccaaagtattaaacaatcttacataaatataatacaaaaatatattttaccaaATCCAAAGTATGCaataacaaatttttatttaatctaGAATATACCATACCATACTATACCATACGCATGTGTAGCCGattcaaaacaacaacaaatattaTGTCTATCTACAGACGgaatacacatatcaatataaatattaccACACAGTGAATTTTACGCATACACATAACGATAAATGGGTAcacacacaaataaaatatacatatatggaaCTAAATAACAACATCAGTTGGCCAGTAATTGATGCTTAATACGTGTATAACCTCTac encodes the following:
- the LOC138311906 gene encoding histone H4, which translates into the protein MSGRGKGGKGLGKGGAKRHRKVLRDNIQGITKPAIRRLARRGGVKRISGLIYEETRGVLKVFLENVIRDAVTYTEHAKRKTVTAMDVVYALKRQGRTLYGFGG